AACGAAATCGTACCGGTTCTGGGCGGTTCTGCGTTCAAGAACAAGGGTGTACAGGCTGTACTGGACGCAGTTATCGAATACCTGCCGGCGCCGACTGAAGTTAAGGCGATCGAAGGTACTCTGGAAGATGGCGAAACTGTTGAGAGCCGCGAAGCTGACGACAACGCGCCGTTCGCTGCACTGGCGTTCAAAATTGCTACCGATCCCTTCGTTGGTACCCTGACTTTCTTCCGTGTTTACTCCGGTAAGCTGGAGAGCGGTACTGCGGTATACAATTCCGTAAAAATGAAGAAAGAGCGTGTCGGTCGTATGGTGCAGATGCACTCCAACGATCGTCAGGAAATTAAAGAAGTACTGGCTGGTGACATCGCTGCTGCGATTGGTCTGAAAGACGTAACCACTGGTGACACCCTGTGTGCCGAAGACAACAAGATTGTTCTGGAGCGTATGGAGTTTCCCGAGCCGGTAATTTCTGTTGCGGTTGAGCCCAAGTCCAAGCCGGACCAGGAAAAAATGGGTATTGCCCTCGGCAAGCTGGCCCAGGAAGATCCGTCCTTCCGCGTGAAGACTGACGAGGAAACCGGTCAGACCATTATCTCCGGTATGGGTGAATTGCACCTGGATATCATCGTTGACCGCATGAAGCGTGAGTTCAACGTTGAAGCGAACATCGGTAAGCCTCAGGTTGCCTATCGTGAAACTATCCGCAACACCTCTGAGATCGAAGGTAAGTTCGTTCGTCAGTCCGGTGGTCGCGGTCAGTACGGTCATGTATGGGTGAAGTTTGAGCCCGCCGAAGACGAGTCTCAGGAAGGTCTGGAATTCGTTAACGAAATCGTGGGCGGTGCGGTACCGAAGGAATACATTCCTGCGGTACAGAAAGGTATCGAAGAGCAGATGAAGAACGGTGTTCTGGCCGGCTACCCGCTGCTGGGCCTGAAGGCGACTCTGTACGACGGTTCCTTCCACGATGTGGACTCCAATGAAATGGCGTTTAAGATCGCCGGTTCTATGGCGACCAAGAAGCTGTCCAGTCAGGGCGGTGCGGTACTGCTCGAGCCGATGATGAAGGTGGAAGTGGTAACTCCGGAAGAGAACATGGGTGATGTGGTTGGTGACCTCAACCGTCGCCGTGGCCTCATCCAGGGTATGGAAGACAACCCCTCCGGTAAGGTTGTCAATGCGGAAGTACCTCTGGCAGAAATGTTCGGTTACGCAACCGACCTGCGTTCTGCTACTCAGGGCCGTGCTACCTACACCATGGAATTTCTGAAGTACGCCGAAGCGCCGAAAAATGTTGCCGATGAGATCATCGCCAAGACTAAGGCCTAATTAACTTCTGCTTAAAGGGGGCCGGGCCAACAGCTGGGGCCCCTTTGGCAAACTTTTAGCTAGAGGACATCTAAAGATGGCAAAAGAAAAGTTTGAACGTTCCAAGCCCCACGTGAACGTGGGCACCATCGGTCACGTTGACCACGGTAAAACCACCCTGACCGCTGCTCTGACCCGCGTATGTGCGGAAGTTTGGGGCGGTGACGCTGTTGCTTTCGACGGTATCGACAATGCACCGGAAGAGCGTGAGCGCGGTATCACCATCGCTACTTCTCACGTTGAGTACGAGTCCCCGACTCGCCACTACGCTCACGTAGATTGCCCGGGACACGCCGACTACGTTAAGAACATGATCACCGGTGCTGCTCAGATGGACGGCGCTATCCTGGTATGTTCCGCAGCTGACGGCCCCATGCCGCAGACTCGTGAGCACATCCTGCTTTCCCGTCAGGTAGGTGTACCTTACATCGTTGTATTCCTGAACAAAGCGGACATGGTAGACGACGAAGAGCTGCTCGAGCTGGTAGAAATGGAAGTTCGCGAACTTCTGGACCAGTACGAGTTCCCAGGTGACGACACTCCGATCATCGTTGGTTCCGCTCTGATGGCCCTGAACGGCGAAGACGACAACGAAATGGGTACTACCGCTGTTAAGAAGCTGGTAGAGACTCTGGACGAGTACATCCCTGAGCCAGAGCGCGCTGTAGATCAGCCGTTCCTGATGCCGATCGAAGACGTATTCTCTATCTCTGGCCGTGGTACTGTTGTAACTGGTCGTGTAGAGCGCGGTGTGATCAACACTGGCGACGAGATCGAAATCGTTGGTATCAAAGAAACCACCACTACTACCTGTACTGGTGTTGAAATGTTCCGCAAGCTGCTCGACGAAGGTCGTGCTGGTGAGAACATCGGCGCACTGCTGCGCGGCACCAAGCGTGACGAAGTAGAGCGTGGTCAGGTACTGGCTAAGCCGGGCTCCATCACTCCGCACACCAAGTTCGAAGCGGAAGTGTATGTACTGTCCAAGGACGAAGGTGGTCGTCACACCCCGTTCTTCAAAGGCTACCGTCCTCAGTTCTACTTCCGTACTACCGACGTAACTGGTGCGGTAGAGCTGCCGGAAGGTACTGAAATGGTAATGCCGGGCGACAACATTCAAATGGTTGTTACCCTGATCGCTCCGATCGCCATGGAAGACGGCCTGCGCTTCGCTATCCGTGAAGGTGGTCGTACCGTAGGTGCGGGCGTTGTTGCCAAGATCATCGAGTAATAGTTACTCCTGATCTAAATAAAAAGCCGCAGCGGACGCGCTGCGGCTTTTTTTGTGCCCGATAATTGCCTGCTTACACCAACTGGTGTTGTTTGGTGCTGCGAGCATCACCCCTCTTTGTAACGGCTCAATATTGAATCCTTTCCGGCATATCTGCGGCCGCTAATATTTACTTTTAATCTAGCGAGCTTATGGCCAATCCCGGCTTAAATCACAGCTTCTGCTGCCCGCAAACAGCTTGGTGAATTGAGGGCCGCTCATCTCGACTAGCTCTTCGTGGTCACCGGCCTCAAAGTAAATGGTTTCACGGTGTCCAAGGCTAGTGTCTAGCAGGGTGGTAATTCCGTAAGCCTGGCCTAGGGCGGGCAGGGCGCCCAGTTCACAGTCAGGGAATATGGCGCCGAGTTCGGTTTCCGAGACCATTTGCAGTGAGTTTCGCCCGGTCTCATTGTGAAGCGAGCGCATATCGAGGCTGCTGCTGGCAGGGATCACAGCCATTACGTAACCCTCTATATCCTGAAGCAAAATCGCTTTTGCCACCTGATCCTCACGCACATGGGCGGCGCGGGCGCTTTCCCGGCTGGTGCGAGTGTGTGGATGCTGAATCAGATGATAATCGACCGATTGGTCATTTAAATATTGACTCAGTGTTGCGGCGATAGTCATTGTGGATACCTCGTTCCGCTTGGGGTACTCAATTGTAGTTTCAGCAGATTGAAATTTGATCAGCCTGTACAGTTGACAGCCTGCTGCGCTCCCCGTAGAATTCGCGCTCCTTTTCGCCCGCCCTCGGGGCTGCGTAAGAGGACGTTCTTTAGTTAATAATTGGAGTTTGATTCCATGCAGGGTCAACGTATCCGTATTCGCCTGAAGGCCTTCGATCACAAGCTGATCGATGCGTCCACTCAGGAGATCGTAGAGACGGCTAAGCGCACTGGCGCACAAGTTCGCGGTCCTATCCCGCTGCCGACTCGCAAAGAGAAGTACACCGTACTGATTTCCCCGCACGTTAATAAAGACGCTCGCGATCAGTATGAGATCCGTACTCACAAGCGTTTGCTGGACATCGTTGAGCCTACCGAGAAAACCGTCGACGCGCTGATGAAGCTCGATCTGGCGGCCGGTGTTGAGGTCCAAATTAGTCTCGGCTAACACTTTTACTAACTACCGAATCCCGGGCGAAAACGGTCCGGGTAGTGTAACGCTCTGAAATTGGGCGGCCGCAGTGGGTTAAAGCCCCGTGCACTGAGAGGTTAAAAAAGATGACTATAGGTATTGTCGGCCGCAAGAGCGGCATGACTCGCATCTTCACTGAAGATGGCGTATCCATTCCGGTAACCGTTGTTGAGGTTGCTCCGAATCGCGTCACCCAAGTGAAAACTCAGGAAACTGACGGTTACAGCGCTGTTCAAGTAGCAGTAGGCAGCCGCAAAGCTTCCCGTGTCTCCAAGCCCGCAGCGGGCCACTTCGCCAAAGCCAATGTAGAGGCTGGCACAAATCTTTTCGAACTGCGCACTGACGGTTCCGAAGAGACTTTCGAAATCGGTTCTGAAATTACTGTTTCCAGCTTCGAAGCTGGCCAGATGATCGACGTAACCGGCACTTCCAAAGGTAAAGGCTTCCAGGGCGGCGTTAAGCGTTGGAATTTCCGCACCCAGGACGCAACCCACGGTAACTCCCTGTCTCACCGCGCACCCGGTTCTATCGGTCAATGTCAGACTCCTGGCCGCGTATGGAAAGGCAAGAAGATGGCCGGACATATGGGTGCTGAGCGCGTAACCGTGCAAAACCTGGAAGTGGTTCGTGTCGATGCCGAACGCAACCTGCTGTTGGTTAAAGGCGCTGTACCCGGTGCACCCGGTGGCAACGTTATCGTTCGTCCGGCAGTTAAAGCCTAAGTCTGAGGGGAAATAGATATGGAACTGAATATCGCTACTCCCGAAGGCGCTAAAGGCACAGTAGCTGTCTCTGAAGTGACTTTCGGACGTGAGTTCAACCAAGATCTGGTACACCAGGCAGTTGTGGCCTACATGGCCGGCGCTCGCCAGGGTACCAAGGCGCAGAAAAATCGTTCCGATGTTTCTGGTGGTGGTAAGAAGCCATGGCGCCAAAAAGGTACTGGCCGCGCACGTGCCGGTACTATCCGCAGCCCGCTGTGGCGTTCCGGTGGCGTAACTTTCGCCGCTGATCCACGCGATCATAGCGTTAAGCTGAACAAAAAAATGTACCGCGCTGCACTGCGTTGCATTCTGTCTGAGCTGGCTCGTCAGGAGCGCCTGGTAGTGGTTGAGTCCTTTGATGTGGACGCACCCAAGACCAAGCAGCTGGTAAGCAAACTGGCTCAGTTTGACCTGTCCGATGCGCTGATCGTGACTGAAGAGGTTAGCGAAAACCTCTACCTGGCCGCACGCAACTTGCACAAGATCGACGTCCGCGATGTACAGGCGATCGATCCAGTAAGCCTGATTCGCTTTGATAAGGTCGTGGTTACCGTTTCTGCGCTCAAGAAAATTGAAGAGGTGCTGGGATGAACCAAGAGCGACTCTACAAAGTACTGCTGGGCCCGGTAATTTCCGAAAAAGCTGCTGGACTGGCGGATAGCGCCAATCAGGTAGTTTTCAAGGTTACCACCGACGCCGAAAAAGCTGAGATCAAGGCTGCGGTTGAGAAGCTGTTTAACGTTTCCGTTGAGCAGGTTCGCACCGTGAACGTAAAGGGCAAAACCAAGCGCACTCGCAATGGCATGGGCCAGCGCAGCGATTGGAAAAAGCCTACGTTCGCCTGGCTGAGGGCAGCGACATTAATTTTGAAGCTGCTGAGTAAAGGGGACCGTTACAATGGCAATTGTAAAAACAAAACCGACCTCCGCCGGCCGTCGTCACCTGGTTAAGGTTGTTAACACCGACCTGCACAAGGGTGCTCCTTACGCTCCTCTGTTGGAGAGCAAGAGCAAAAGTGGTGGCCGTAACAACAATGGTCGTATCACTACCCGTCACATCGGTGGTGGCCACAAGCAGCACTACCGTGTAATCGACTTCAAGCGCAACAAAGACGGTATTCCGGCTAAAGTTGAGCGTCTGGAGTACGATCCCAACCGCAGCGCACACATCGCTCTGGTGTGTTACGCCGACGGTGAGCGTCGTTACATTATCGCACCGAAAGGCCTGAAAGCAGGTGCCACCATTCAGTCCGGCGATGCCGCACCGATTGTTGTGGGTAACACTCTGCCTCTGCGCAACGTTCCGGTAGGTTCTGTAATCCACGCGATCGAGCTGAAGCCAGGCAAAGGCGCTCAGCTGGCCCGTTCTGCTGGTGCCTCTGTGCAGCTGGTAGCTCGTGAAGGTCAGTATGCGACCATTCGTCTGCGTTCCGGCGAAATGCGCAAGGTTCTCGCTGAGTGCCGCGCAACCCTGGGTGAAGTGAGCAACTCCGAGCACAGCCTGCGCAAGCTGGGTAAAGCTGGTGCTGCACGCTGGCGTGGTGTTCGTCCTACCGTTCGCGGTGTGGCGATGAACCCGGTAGATCACCCGCACGGTGGTGGTGAAGGCCGTACCTCTGGTGGTCGTCATCCGGTTACTCCGTGGGGCGTTCCGACCAAGGGTAAGAAAACGCGCAAGAACAAGCGCACCGATAAGATGATAGTACGTCGTCGCGGCAAGTAAGCCGCGCGATGTCTGAGCAGCTAGAGAGGAATCGACAGTGCCACGCTCATTAAAGAAAGGTCCCTTTATTGATCTGCATTTGATCAAGAAGGTGGAGGCAGCGATTGCAGCAAACGATCGTCGGCCGATTAAAACCTGGTCCCGCCGTTCCATGATTATGCCGGAAATGGTTGGACTGACGATTGCCGTGCACAACGGTCGTCAACACGTGCCCGTTTTGGTTAACGAAGAAATGGTTGGCCATAAACTGGGCGAGTTCGCTGCTACCCGCACTTACCGCGGTCATGCTGCGGACAAGAAAGCGAAGAAGCGCTAAGCCGAGGTTATAAAGATGGAAGTAGCAGCAAAATTACGCGGCGCACGTCTATCGGCGCAAAAGGCGCGACTGGTAGCTGATCAGGTTCGCGGCAAAGGCGTTGAAGAGGCCCTGGATATACTGGCTTTCAGTACTAAAAAGGGTGCGGCGATCATTAAGAAAGTACTGGAGTCGGCCATTGCCAACGCTGAGCACAACGAAGGTGCTGACGTTGACGAGCTGAAGGTTTCCACAATTTTTGTGGACGAAGGTATGACCATGAAGCGCATTAAGCCGCGTGCTAAAGGTCGTGCTGATCGCATTCTTAAGCGTACTTGTCACATCACTGTGAAAGTGGCCGAGAAATAAGAGAGCAGGCGAGAAAACCATGGGACAAAAAGTACATCCTACCGGCATTCGTCTGGGTATCGTTAAAAAGCATACCTCTGTTTGGTATGCCGGCAGCGACGAGTACGCAGACAAGCTGTACACGGATCTGAAAGTTCGCGAATACATTCGCAAAAAACTGGCCCACGCTTCTGTGAGCCGTATCGAGATCGAACGTCCGGCAAACACTGCACGTGTGAAGATTCACACCGCACGTCCGGGCATCGTGATCGGTAAAAAAGGTGAAGACGTAGAACGTCTGCGCAAAGAAGTAAGCGCGCAGATGGGCGTACCTGTGCACATCGACATCGAAGAAGTGCGCAAGCCTGATATGGACGCGGCTCTGGTTGGCCAGAACGTTGCCCAGCAGCTGGAACGCCGTGTTATGTTCCGTCGCGCTATGAAGCGTGCCGTACAGAACGCTATGCGTCAGGGTGCCGAAGGTATCAAGATTCAAGTAAGTGGCCGTCTTGGCGGTGCAGAAATCGCGCGTACCGAATGGTATCGCGAAGGCCGTGTGCCCCTGCACACCCTGCGCGCCAACATCGACTACGCCAATGTTGAAGCGAAGACTACTTACGGCATCATCGGTATCAAGGTGTGGATCTTTAAAGGCGAGGTAATCGGTGACGAAGTGCCCGATGAGAAGCCGGTAAAGAGCCGCAAAAAAGCTGCTAAATAAGGGGTACGCAAATGCTACAACCAAAGCGTACAAAATTCCGCAAGGTACAGAAGGGTCGCAACCGCGGTCTTGCTCAGCGCGGCTCTAAAGTGAGCTTTGGCGAGTTTGGCCTTAAGGCTACCGGTCGTGGACGCATTACTGCGCGCCAGATCGAAGCGGCTCGTCGCGCAATGACTCGTCACATTAAACGTGGCGGTAAAATCTGGATTCGTGTGTTTCCAGACAAGCCAATTACCAATAAGCCCCTCGAAGTTCGAATGGGTAAAGGTAAAGGTGGCGTTGAATACTGGGTAGCTCAGATCCAGCCGGGCAAGGTCCTCTATGAGATGGAGGGTGTGTCCGAGGAGCTGGCTCGTGAGGCTTTCGCACTAGCTGCGGCCAAGCTGCCTGTAAAAACAACTTTCGTTAAGCGTTCGGTGATGTAATGAAGACTGCAGATCTACGCGAAAAGTCAGTTGAAGAGCTGAACCAGGAACTGCTGAACCAGCTCGAAGCTCAATTTAAGCTTCGTATGCAAAAATCCACCGGTCAACTGGCTCAGACTCATCTGCTGAAGCAGACTCGTCGCGACATTGCTCGCATAAAGACTGTGTTGACCGAGAAGGCAGGTAATTAATCATGGCTGAAGCAAAACTGAAGCGTACTCTGACCGGCAAGGTTGTGAGTGACAAGATGGATAAAACCATCACCGTTTTGATCGAGCGCCGTGTTAAGCACCCGATCTACGGCAAAATTGTAAACAAGTCCACAAAGCTCAAGGCACATGATGAGAACAATGATTGCAGCATCGGTGATGTTGTAACCATTGAGGAATCTCGTCCTCTGTCCAAGAGCAAATCTTGGGCTTTGCAGAAAATTGTAGAGCGTGCGGCGAAGGTATAACCCCTAGCGCATTGACTGCCGAATTGAAAGGTTTCGGAGAGAGACAATGATTCAAGCGGAATCCTACTTAGAAGTAGCTGACAACAGTGGGGCTCGCCGCGTCATGTGCATCAAGGTGCTGGGCGGCTCCCATCGTCGTTATGCCGGCGTGGGCGACATTATCAAGGTAACCGTTAAGGAAGCCATCCCCCGCGGTAAAGTGAAGAAAGGTCAGGTAATGAACGCCGTTGTAGTTCGCACCAAAAAAGGTGTGCGTCGCGCGGACGGTTCCCTGATTAAATTTGACGATAACGCAGCGGTGCTGCTGAACCAGCAACTGGCGCCGGTTGGCACCCGTATTTTTGGTCCGGTAACTCGCGAATTGCGCGGTGAGAAGTTCATGAAGATCATCTCCCTCGCTCCCGAAGTTATCTAGGCCTCGAGCGGAGAAGAGTTATGCGCAAGATCAAGCGTGACGACGAAGTGATCGTTATCGCCGGTCGTGACAAGGGCAAACGTGGTTCAGTACGTAGAGTACTGAACGACGGTCGTCTGATTGTCTCCGGCATACAGATGATCAAAAAGCACCAAAAGCCAAACCCACAGATGGGTATTGCAGGTGGCATCGTTGAGAAAGAAGCTGCTATCCAAGCTTCCAACGTAGCCATCTTCAACCCTAACACCCAGAAGGCTGACCGGGTGGGCTTTAAAGTACTGGAAGACGGCACTAAGATTCGCGTCTTCAAATCCAGCGGCGAAGCCATCTAAGGCTCTTGACGCAAAAGCAGGTTGGTAGATCATGGCAAAGCTTAAAGAGCTCTACACTAAGGACCTCGTGGCCAAGCTAAAAGAAGAGCTTGGTCTCGAGAATGTGATGGCAGTGCCGCGCATCACCAAGATCACCATCAACATGGGTGTTGGTGAAGCGATTGGTGATAAGAAGGTGCTGGAGCACGCTGTCAACGATATGACAGCAATTACTGGTCAAAAGCCCATCGTTACTAAAGCGCGCAAGTCTATTGCGGGCTTTAAGATTCGTGACGGTTGGCCGATCGGCTGCAAGGTAACTCTGCGCGGTGAGCGCATGTATGAGTTCCTGGAGCGTTTGGTTGACATCGCGATTCCGCGTATCCGCGACTTCCGTGGCATTAGCCCGAAGCAGTTCGACGGCCGCGGTAACTTCTCTATGGGCGTGACTGAGCAAATCATCTTCCCGGAAATTGACTACGACAAAGTAGACAAGCTCCGCGGTCTGGATATTTGTATTACCACTACAGCTGCAAACGACGATCAAGGTCGTGCGCTGCTGAAAGCGTTCAACTTCCCTTTCAAGGGTTAAGAGGATTCCATGGCGAAGAAATCCATGATTGCGCGCGAAAACAAGCGCGCTCGAACCGCAGCTAAGTACGCCGAGAAGCGTCAAGAGCTGAAGGCGATCATCGCCAGTTCCACTGCTTCCGAAGAGGAGCAGTGGGAGGCTCAACTCAAGCTGCAGAAAATGCCGCGCGATGCAAGCCCGGTACGTCAGCAACGCCGCTGTCGTATTACTGGTCGCCCCCACGCTGTATACCGCAAGTTCGGCCTGTGCCGTAACAAGCTTCGTGAAGCTGCGATGCGTGGTGATGTTCCTGGCCTCGTGAAGTCCAGCTGGTAATTACCAGCTGGTTTAAGGCAGATTTGAGGAGTCTCATAAGATGAGTATGCAAGATCCGTTGGCAGATATGCTGACTCGCATCCGCAACGCCCTGGCGCGCGGAAAGGCGGAAGTCACCCTGCCATCATCCAAACTGAAAGTAGCAGTGGCCAAAGTCCTGAAAGACGAAGGTTACGTTACTGATTTAAACGTAAGCGAAGGCGCTAAGCCGGAACTGACCATTGCTCTGAAATACTTCCAGGGCAAGCCGGTTATTGCCGAGCTCAATCGCGTTTCCCGTCCGGGCCTGCGCGCTTACACTGGTAAAAAAGCTCTGCCTACCGTACGTGGTGGCCTGGGTGTCGCGATCGTTTCCACCTCTAATGGTGTGATGACTGACCGCGCTGCACGTCAGGCTGGTATCGGTGGCGAAGTGCTTTGCACCGTATTCTAAGCGGGGGTTGCAATGTCTCGAGTAGCAAATAGTCCGGTAGTTATCCCCGCAGGTGTAACCGTAGACCTGAAAGGTCAAAATATCGCTGTTAAAGGCGGTAGCGGTAACCTGGATATGGTTATTCACGGTGATGTAGAAGTGAGCGAGGCTGAAAGCCAGCTGACTTTTGCCGCGCGCAATAACTCCAAGCAGGCCAGAGCCTTGGCGGGTACCACCCGTGCTTTGGTCAATAACATGGTGATAGGCGTAAGCAAGGGCTTCGAGAAGAAGCTGCAGTTGCTGGGTGTTGGTTATCGTGCGAAAGCAGCCGGTAAAGCGGTTAACCTGACCCTGGGCTTCTCCCATCCGATCGATTATCAGTTGCCGGAAGGTGTGACTGCGGAAACTCCATCCCAGACTGAAATCGTACTGAAGAGCAGCAATAAACAGCTGCTGGGCCAAGTGGCCGCTGAGATCCGCTCGTTCCGTCCGCCGGAGCCCTACAAAGGTAAGGGTGTCCGTTATGCCGACGAGCGCGTGTATCGCAAAGAGGCCAAGAAGAAGTAAGTAGGGCATAGATATGAACGTTAAGAAAGCATCTCGCTTGCGTCGTGCACGTCGTGCCCGCGCCAAGATCCGTGAGCTGGGCGCCGTTCGCCTCACCGTGAACCGCACCCCGCGCCACATTTACGCACAGATCCTGTCTGCCGAAGGCAGCGCGGTATTGGCTTCCGCCTCTACCCTGGACAAGGACCTGCGCTCTGGTAAAACTGGCAACGCTGACGCTGCTGCCGCAGTTGGCAAACTGATCGCTGAGCGCGCGAAAGCCGCTGGCGTTGAACAAGTTGCCTTCGATCGTAGCGGCTTCAGATACCATGGCCGTGTTAAGGCTCTGGCTGACGCTGCCCGCGAAGCCGGTCTGAAATTCTAAGGGTTGAGTTATGGCTAGAGAGAAAGACAAAAGCAACGACGAAGGCCTGCAGGAGAAGCTGGTCCAGGTCAACCGCGTTGCCAAGACTGTTAAAGGTGGTCGTATCTTCGCCTTTACCGCACTGACCGTAGTTGGTGATGGCAATGGCCGTGTTGGCTTTGGTCGTGGCAAGGCACGTGAAGTGCCTGTAGCGATTCAAAAGGCGATGGAATCTGCACGCCGCAACATGATCCAGGTAGACCTGAATGGTGACACCATCCAGTACGCTACCAATGGTCGCCACGGCGGTTCCAAGATTTACATGCAGCCCGCTTCCCAGGGTACCGGTGTAATTGCCGGCGGTGCTATGCGCTCCGTTCTGGAAATGGCTGGTGTACACAACGTATTGGCTAAGTGTTACGGCTCCACCAACCCGGTGAACGTAGTACGTGCAACTTTCAAAGCTCTGGAGCAAATGCAGAGCCCGGAAGATGTAGCTGCCAAGCGCGGTAAATCTGTCGAAGAGATTCTGGGCTAATTACAGCTCGGATTTAAGGTTATTGGTGGGTTAAGACCATGGCTAAGAAGACCATAAAAGTGACCCAGACCAAAAGCATCAACGGACGCCTGAAAAGTCATCAGGCGTGCGTTGCGGGTCTGGGCCTGCGCCGCATCGGCCACACAGTGGAAGTGGAGGATACTCCCTCCGTGCGCGGTATGATCAACAAAGTAAACTACCTGGTTAAGGTTGAGGGGGAATAACATGCGTTTGAACGACTTGTCTCCAGCACCAGGCCACAAGCACAGCGCCAAGCGCGTTGGTCGCGGTATTGGTAGCGGAATTGGTAAGACCGGTGGCCGCGGCCACAAAGGTCAGAAAGCGCGTTCCGGCGGCAGTGTTCGTCCGGGCTTCGAAGGCGGTCAGATGCCTTTGCAGAAGCGTCTTCCTAAGTACGGTTTCACCGCTCGTGTTTCTCGCTTTACCGCAGAAGTACGTCTGGCTGAGCTGGCGAAGGTAGAAAATGACGTAATCGATTTGGCAGCGCTTAAGAATGCCGATATTATCGGCAGCCATATTAAACGCGCCAAAGTGTTCCTCTCAGGTGAGCTGACCAAAGCTGTTACCGTTAAGGGTCTGGGAGTTACCAAAGGTGCAAAGGCAGCGATTGAAGCTGCTGGCGGTAAAATAGAAGACTAATCGAGGCGCCAATGGCACGACCAGGATCCGGTGGAAATCCCTGGGCAACAGCAAGGGATTGGGCGAGCTTTGGGCTCGCCTTCGTTTTCTGTTTCTAGCGATTCTTGTTTATCGACTGGGGACACATATTCCGGTGCCCGGCATTGATCCGGAAAAGCTGTCAAACCTGTTTAACCAGAACCAGGGAACCATCCTTGGCCTGTTTAACATGTTTTCAGGCGGCGCCCTGGAAAGGATGAGTATTCTGGCGCTGGGCATCATGCCCTACATCTCCGCGTCCATCATCATGCAGTTGATGAGCGCGGTGACTCCCTCTCTGGAAGCGTTGAAGAAGGAAGGGGAGGCCGGAAGACGTAAGATCAACCAGTACACCCGCTATCTGACGGTAATACTGGCCCTGATTCAGGGGATCGGTATGACTTTCGGCCTGGCAGGGCAGAACCTGGCTTACTCATCTGAGCCCGCGTTTGGTTTTTACTTTGTGGCGGTAACGTCACTGGTGACTGGTGCTGTATTTATGATGTGGCTCGGTGAGCAGATCACTGAGCGCGGTGTTGGCAACGGCATTTCCATGCTGATTTTTGCCGGTATCGTCGCCGGTTTACCCGGTGCCATCGGCCAGGCATTTGAACAGGCGAGACAGGGTGAACTGCACATACTCATGCTGTTGATGATTGGCGTCATCGCTCTTGCTGTAGTGTTCTTTGTGGTTGTTATGGAACGCGGCCAGCGTCGTATTACGATCAACCACGCCAGGCGTCAAGCGGGACGTTACTCTGCAGCTCCAGCTGCACAGGCGAGCCACTTGCCGCTGAA
This DNA window, taken from Microbulbifer sp. MKSA007, encodes the following:
- the secY gene encoding preprotein translocase subunit SecY, whose amino-acid sequence is MGELWARLRFLFLAILVYRLGTHIPVPGIDPEKLSNLFNQNQGTILGLFNMFSGGALERMSILALGIMPYISASIIMQLMSAVTPSLEALKKEGEAGRRKINQYTRYLTVILALIQGIGMTFGLAGQNLAYSSEPAFGFYFVAVTSLVTGAVFMMWLGEQITERGVGNGISMLIFAGIVAGLPGAIGQAFEQARQGELHILMLLMIGVIALAVVFFVVVMERGQRRITINHARRQAGRYSAAPAAQASHLPLKVNMAGVIPVIFASSILLFPATLAQWFGQGGEGLGAEILQWMALQLGPGQPLNIILFALLIGFFCFFYTALMFNPNEVADNLKKSGAYVPGIRPGEQTARYIDSVLTRLTLVGAVYIALVSLLPQFLVVGFNVPFYLGGTSLLIVVVVVMDFMAQVQSHLLSHQYEGLMKKSNLQSYGRR
- the rpmD gene encoding 50S ribosomal protein L30, whose amino-acid sequence is MAKKTIKVTQTKSINGRLKSHQACVAGLGLRRIGHTVEVEDTPSVRGMINKVNYLVKVEGE
- the rplO gene encoding 50S ribosomal protein L15, which produces MRLNDLSPAPGHKHSAKRVGRGIGSGIGKTGGRGHKGQKARSGGSVRPGFEGGQMPLQKRLPKYGFTARVSRFTAEVRLAELAKVENDVIDLAALKNADIIGSHIKRAKVFLSGELTKAVTVKGLGVTKGAKAAIEAAGGKIED